The region GGCTGGTCGGAGTGCTGAACTGAGCGACCCGTAACCGCTCCGTTCGCCGTTCTTTCTCTCTCCGTTCTCCCGTCTCTCTTCGACGCCGACTCCGATTCCGACGCTCGCACCGACGCCGCCGGAGAGAAACAGTGACGTGCGCCGCGTCCCTCGCCGCGAGCATGGACCAGACGGGTCGCCCCTGTCCGCTCTGCGGCGAGTCGATGCACCGCCGCCACTGCAAGTACGTCTGCCCGCAACACGGCGTCGTCTACGACTGCAGCGACACGTTCTGGTGACTCCTCTCGAATCCGACCGGTCGGTTTCTGAGGGGAACTAACTGTTATGTCGTTGTAATCACTAGTCAAGTAGTACCATGTCTCAGGGGACGAGTGTTCGAGGAGACGTCCGGCCCCCGCACCGTGGACGATGGTGAGACGGGACCACGTCAGACGGAGCAAGGAGATACAGCGCAGGACCGGAAAGACGTTTTACCTCGCGACGCGCGTCCTCCCGCGGCGCGTGAGGCGCGCGACGTACGTGCTGTACGCGTTTTTCAGAGTCGCCGACGAAATCGTAGACGACGCCGCCGGCGCGACGCCCGCCGAACAACGGGCGGAGTTAGAGCGACTCCGCGCGGCGGCCCTCGGACGGCGCGACACCGACGACCCGGTGCTCTCGGCGTTCGCGGACCTCCGCGAGGAGTACGGCGTACGGGAGTCGGACGTGAACGCGTTCGTCGACGCGATGCTGTCCGACGTCTCGACGGGTCGCTACGAGACGTACGAGCAACTGGAGTCGTACATGGACGGGTCGGCGGCGGCCGTCGGTCGGATGATGACGACCATCATGGACCCCGGCGGGGCGGCGGTCGAACGGGCGCGCCCGCACGCGACGGCCCTCGGCGAGGCGTTCCAGATGTCGAACTTCCTGCGCGACGTGCGGGAGGACGTCGTCGAACTCGACCGGATATACCTCCCGAGGGAGACGCTCGACCGACACGGCGTCTCGGAGGCGCAACTGCGGTCGTTCGACTGCGACGAGAACTTTCGGGCGGCGATGCGCGAGGAGATGCGCCGCACCGAACGGTTGTACCGAACGGGCGTCGCGGGCATCGAGTACCTCCCGGAGGACTGCCAGTTCGCGGTCCTACTCTCGGCGGTGCTGTACGCCGACCACCACCGAGAGATTCGGCGGCGAGACTACGACGTCCTCTCGGAGACGCCGTCGCTTTCGACCCGCCGGAAACTCCTGTTGCTCGCGAAGACGCGAGCGTACTGGGCCGTCGAGAGCGACCCCGTGGCCGTGTTTCGGGCGGTGAGCGCCGTCACCTACCCCGAGCAGGCCGACCCGACGGGACGCGAACACGGCCCGTCGAACCCCGGACCGGCGTGGTCGCTCGGCGCACCGTGCGTCCTCGGCAGGCGAGTGGCGGATTGGGTCCAGTACCTCACCAGAAGCGAGTAACGACTCGGCTCCGTCTCCCGGCCGTCCCCGTCGAAGCGCCCCGGCGAATCACTCGGTCGAACCGCCGGACCCGACGGCGACGAAACTGGCGAGTACGGCCGACCCCGAGACGATTGCGACGGCGGTACCTGCGACGCCGGCGACGGTGAACGCCAGTTTGTTCTCGTATCCCGTCAGCGCGAGTCCAGCCTCGGAGAGGGCGACGGCCCCGACGCCGAGCAGAAACGCACAGACCAACAGCCAGCGACGAATCGAGCGGAGCAACGCGTCCGTGTCGGAGGGCATCGGTGGCGCTTCGGAAATGCGAACAATCAGTCTACCGGTACGGTTCGTCACGCACTCTCCGTGGACCGGAACTGTAACTCACCGCCGCACCCGGAGCAGTCGCGCGTCGAACCGCTCTGTCTTCAGCAGTCCGACGCCGAAGGCGGCGGCGACGGCGACGGCCGCCCAGTTGCCGAACCACGCGTTTATCGCGCCCCAGAGGATGACGAACGACACCATGTCGTCGAGCATGAACTCGCAGTTTTCGAGTCGCGAGAGGAGGGCGCGGCGGTCGTACGCCCAATCGAGGGCGACGACGGCGACGGCGGCGCTCAGAAGCCACCCCGCGTAGTTCGAGAGGGGGACGCCGTAGAACGCGCCCCCGCCGGGGTACACCCAGAAGCCGAGGGCCACCGCGCCGGGGTCTAAGACGAGGTCCATCGCCACTACCGCCGCAATGACGGCGACGAGTCGAACCGCCCCGTTCTCGGCGCGTTCGCCGAGGAGCAACAGACAGAGCAGGTAGGCGTTCATCACCAACGGAATGAAGAACACGGGGAGGCCGAGGGGGACGCCGCCGACCGTCGGCCCGAGTTCGACGCCGTAGAAGAACTCCCCGTACGGAACGCCGGTTCGGACGCCGACGGACTCGATACCGTAGGCGTACAGCGTCAGGAGTCCGACGCCCGTCGCCGCCCGGCGGTCGGTGGCGGGAAGCGCACCGACGAGCAAGGGAGCGCGCATCACGACGGTCCCGAGCAACACGAGGGCGGCGTTGAACGCGAGGGGGTCCGGCAGGAGGCCCTCGGCGCTCGCGACGAGCAGAATCGCGCCGTTCAGCGGGAAGAACACCGAGATGGTGAAGCGGTTCTCGCGGACGAGGCGGTCCAACCGGTCCTCCCACTCCGCGCGCGTCCGCGGCAGTCCCCCCCAGAGCGTCAGTCCCGACTCACCCATTGACCAACCTCCAGAGTGCGCCGAGGGTGAGCGTCGCCCCGACGACGGTGTTCAACGCGGGGTACCACCAGTACGCCCGTTCGACGTCGACCCCCGACCGGAAGACGGCGAAGACGGCGACGGGGTACGCAGAGAGGAGTGCGCCGAGGCGAACGTCCACGAGGGCGAACGCGGCGGCGGCGGCGAGCCAACAGGCGAGACAGTACGCGTACGTCCGCGTCTCCCCGAGGAACGTCGCCGTCGTCCGAACGCCCGCCTCGCGGTCCGGTTCGACGTCCGGAATCGCCGAGAACGTGTGCATCCCCATCGCCCAGAACCACGCGCCGACGAGGGCGGCGACGGGCGGGTGCGTCCCGGCGACGGCGGCGAACGCGGCGGCCCCCGGCAAGATGTAGAGACCGTTCGAGAGCGAGTCGAGGAACGGCGTCGTCTTGAACCGGAGCGGAGGTGCGCTGTACTCCGTCCCGAGGAAGAAGAAGCCCGCGAGGTACGGCCACGCGACTCGCGGGAGGGCGAGGAACGTCGCCGCGCCGAGGAGTCCGCAGGCGACGACGACGGCCGCGACGGACGGGTCGCCGCGCCACCGCGCCTCCCGGTCGTCTTTCTTCGGGTTCGCGGCGTCTATCTCCGCGTCGAAGGCGTCGTTGACGCCGTAGAGGTAGACGTTCGCCGGCAGGAGGAAGTACGCGAACGCGACGGCGGTGCCGGGGGTAACCAGGTCGGCGACGCTCTCGGCGGCGAACGCGACGCCGACGAGGACGGGGCCCGCGAGGTAGAGCCAAAAGCGCGGCCGAGAGAGCGCGAGCAGGTACCGGAGCCGGCCGGGGTCGCTCATTCTCGCCCGACGCGTTCCGCCATCGACTCGGCGGTCAGTTGCCCGCTTATGAGGCACATCGGCACGCCGATCCCGGGCGTCGTGAACGACCCGGTGAAGTACAACCCCTCCACCGCCTTCGACCGGTGCGGCGGGCGGAACAGAGACGTCTGCCGGAGCGTGTGGGCCAACCCGAGCGCCGTCCCCTTCGTGCTGTTGTAGCGCTCTGTGAAGTCGTCGACGGAGAACGTCTCCTCGAAGACGATGCGGTCCCGCAACTCGACGCCCGTGTTCTCTTCGATGTCAGAGAGGACGAGTTCGCGGAACTGTTCGCGCCGTTCGGGCGTGTCCTCCAGTCCGGCGGCGACGGGGACGAGTGCGAAGAGTGTGCTGTGGCCCTCCGGCGCGACGTCGTCGTCCGTCTTCGAGGGGACGCAGAGGTAGTACGCGGGGTCCTCGGGCCACGAGGGCTCTTCGAATATCGTCTCGAAGTGGTCGTTCCAGTCCGGCGGGAGGACGAGCGTGTGGTGTGCGAGGGGTTCGACGTCGCCCTCGACGCCGAGATAGAGGAGGAAGGCGGAGGGGGCGTACGTCCGCGACTCCCAGTACGCCTCGTCGTACTGGCGCTTCTCCGGCGGGAGCAGTTCCATCTCCGTGTGGCGGTAGTCGGCGTCGCTGACGACGTAGTCGGCGTAGAACTCCTCGCTGCCCTCCGTTCGGACGACGAACGCGCCCTCGCGGCCGCGAATCTCCGAGACGGGGGCGTTCGTCCGGAACGTCACGCCGAGTTCCTCGCCGAGTTCGGCGATGCCGTCCACGACGCCGCCGATGCCGCCCTCGGGGTAGTAGACGCCCATGTTGAAATCGACGTGGCTCATCAGGTTGTACAGCGCCGGCGTGTTGTTCGGCGCGCCCCCGAGGAAGACGAGGGTGTACTGCATTATCTGCTGGAGTTTGGGGTGGTCGAAGTAGCGTTCGACGTGGTCCTGCATCGACCCCACGAGCGACAGTCCCCACGCGTTCTTCGCCACGTTCAGGTCGAGATAGTCCGAGAGGGCCGTCCGGTCCTCGTAGACGAAGTGTTCCATCCCTATCTCGTAGTTCCGTTCGGACTTCCGGAGGTACTCCGCCAGTTTCTCGCCCGCGCCGGGTTCGTACGACTCGAACGTCTCCTTGTTCGCCTCCAAATCGGGGACCACGTCCACCCTGTCGCCGTCCTTGAAGAAGATGCGGTAGTGGGGGTCGAGTTGCGTCAGCTCGTAGTAGTCCGACGGCGTCCGGTCGAACCTGCCGAAGAAGTCCTCGAACACGTCGGGCATCAGGTACCACGACGGCCCCATGTCGAACCGGAACCCGTCGCGTTCGAGTCTGCTGGCGCGCCCGCCCAACTGCTCGTTTTTCTCCACGAGGGTCACGTCCGCGCCGGCGTCCGCGAGGTAACACGCCGTAGAGAGGCCGCCGAACCCCCCGCCCACGACGACGACGGAGGAGTCGGCGAGCGAACGGAGGTCCGAGACGGAGTTCATACCCCGGCGTAGGGACGTAGAAAGTATAAAAGAACTGACTACAGGGCGGTCCGGCCGTCTACAGTGCGACTGGGCGTCCGTACCGGTCCTGTTCCGCCTCGAAGATGGCGACGTACGGCGACCCCTCCTCGTCGTCCGGGCACGCCGACGTTCGCTCGACGGGGAACGTCTCGCCGGTGAGGTTCGCGCCGTTGATGTTCAGTTCGACGGGGTACGTCTTCGTTCCGAACGGGGAGACGTGTTCGTCGTAGCCGTCTTCGACGTACGCGCTGACGTGGACGGAGCGTTCCGGGTGCCCCGGTTCCGACGGCGGCCGGTACTCGCTCCAGTTGCCCGCGGCGCACACCTCGTAGTTCGGCGTCTCGACGCGTTCGGGGAGGGGCGTCGGGTTCGTCACGACGACGGACGCGACGAGCATCCGTTCGTCGTGCGACTCCGCGAACTCGACGTCGCTCGCGGGTTGGAGTTCGTACGCGAGGCCGCCGGTGGTCACGTCCACGAGGAGGACGGCGACGGTGAGAACCGCGACGACGCCGACGGCGTACGTCGCCCGCCGCCCCGCGACGAAGCGTTCGTCCTCGTCGAGTCGGGTGCGGACGAAGAACAGGGCGGCGGCGAGGAGCAACAGGCCGACGACGGTCACCGCGTCGCCCGCACCGAACGCGCTCACCACCTCGAAGAACAGTCCGACGAACGAGACGACGACGACGCCGTACCCCAACAGGGTCAGTTGGTAGTCGTCGGTTCGTTGCGTGAGGGCGAACACGCCGGACAGAAACAGGAGCACCAGCGCTACCTTCGAAACCGGCGAGTAGCCCCACTGGACGTTGAAGACGAAAAAGAGGACGGCGACGGTGGCGAGGACGGCCGCCGCGCCGTTGAACAGCGTCTCGGAGTCGATGTCGACCATACTCGTTCGTTCACGTCTGCGGACAAATAGTACTCGTTGACACAAACGACCGTTTCAGTCTCGCCGTGCGCGCCAGTCGGTCGGGATACGAACGGCCGCGAACCGACCCCGGACGCGAAAACCGGCGTCGCAGCGACCGAACTCCGACGCACCGACACCATTATCAAAACTCGCAAGTACGTTAACAACGTGAACGCTATTAACCACAAAGAAGGAATTCACATCGTGAACCGAATATCACGGCTCGGGCTACTAGCCACGGCGGTGCTGGCAGCGCTCTCGGTGTACGCGGCAGTCACGGAGTCGTGGAAACTACTGGGAATCTCGTGGGTGGCGTTCCTCGCGATGGCGCTTGCGGCGCCCCTCGGCGCGCGCGCCGTCGGCGAACAGGCCAACGCCCTCGTGTGGGGGTACGGCCTCGCGAGCGGCGCGATGGTGACGAGCGCGGCGGTGTTTCTCGTCCCGCAGGCCATCGGACAGCACCCCCAGTGGGGCGGGTTCGGCATCGCGTTCGGCCTGTTGGCGGGCTTCGCCTCCCACACCATCGGCCACCGCCTCGCGCACATGGACCTGCCGATGGACCGCACGGTGGCGGAACTGTCGGCGCACGCGTTCTCCGCGGGCGCGATAATCGGCATCATCTACGGCAACATGCCCGAACTCGGACCGCTTCTCGGCGTCGCCATCGTCTCGCACAAGGGTCCGGCGGGGTACGCCGCCGCGCGCCGCCTCGTCGCCGCGGACCGCCCCGTCTCCGTCCTCCTCGTGCCCGCCTCGGGCGTCGGCGTCGCCGCGATTCTGTCGAGCACTATCGCCATCCCCGCCGCCGCCCCGATTCGGGGGCTCGTCTTCGGGTTCGCCGCGGGCGTGTTCCTCCACGTGGCGATGGACTTCCTCCCGCGCTGTGAAATCGGCAGCGAGATTCACGACCTGCTCACGGTGAAAGGCGACGCGCACGCCCTGCTGGATAGACTCCGCGTCCACGCCGTCGCCAGCACCGCCGTCGGCGGCGCCGTCGTCTTGCTGGCGTGGCTAGCGGTCGTCTGATTCTCTTCGTCGAGTCGGTTCCGACGCCTCTTCGAGAACTGCGGTCGGCGGCGTTACTCCTGCAGTCGCTTCAGTTGGAGCGAGACGCCCAACGCCGCGATGAGCAGGACGACGAGGTTGAACGCCGCGAGGAACGGCGCGCGGTACTCGGGGGTGACGAACGTGTTGATGGTCCGCGTCACCGCCGAGTACAGTTGGAACACCGACACCAACGCGACGAGTATCAGGCCCGCGAGCACGGCGTAGTTGAGGTACCGCTTCAGTTGCTCCGCCGTGGACTCGCCGCCGCCCCGAGAGGGGTCGGGCCACTCCTGTCGGTCGGTCTGTCGTGCGTCGGTACCGCCGTCGTCGGGGTCTGGGTCGGGGTTTGCGTCTGTCATTGGGTCCACCTCCGGGCGAGAAGGGCCGACGCGAGGAGTGCGACGACTGCGACGACCGGGCCGAATCCGGGCGTGCTCGCGTCCGTCGGTTCGCCGCCCGCCTCCGTCGGTCTCTCTCCGCCGCCGTTTCCGCCGCCTTCGAAGTCCTCCACGCGGAGTTCGACCTCCGTCTCCGTCTCGTTGACGCTGATTCGCTTCGTCGGGTCGAGGTTCGCGGCCGTCCGCGCGGAGTCCACGACGACGCCGTCTTTCAGCAACACGGCGTCGACGTAGTAGTTGTAGTCGCGCGGGACGGTCACCCGCGCCGTCGTCGTCGCGGTTCGACCGGGGCGAATCGCGCCCACGCCGGCCGTCGTCCGCGCGGCGACGATGTTCGATTCGGCCTGCCGGAGGACGAACTGCACCTGCAGGTCCTCCGAGCGGTCGTCGCCGCCGTTCGTCAGCGACGCGGCGAGTTCGAGCGTCGTCCGGTTGTTCCCCGCGTCCGCCCGCGCGACGGAGAAGGAGAGGGGCGGCAGCGCGTTCGTCTCGGAGAACCGAACGTCGCTTCGGGCGTACGCGGGCGTCAACGCCTCCAGACCGCTGACGGTCTTCCCGCTCTCGTCCACGCGGCGGTCGTCCTGATAGAGGACCGTCTCGATGCGGTAGCCCCCCTGTCGTTCGACCGTCACGTTCGTCGTCACGGCCGTTTCGGCGTCGTCGCGGAGGGTTCCCACGTCTACGGTTCGGCTCGTCTCGACCAGTCCGGACTCCGAGTCCACGGCGCGGACGAGGAGAGTGACGTTCTCCGTCGGATTGCCGTGGTGTTCGATTCGGGTGTCGACCGAGAGGGTGACGGTCCCACCCCGCACCTGTGCGTCGTCGGACCCGATGTTCACCTCCGAGATGCGAACCGGGCCGGGTCGGACCGGACCGTCTTCCGTCGGGTCGGCGAGGACGCCGGGGAGTGCCACCGAAGCGAGGAGGGCGACGAGGACTACCCCGACGGCCGCGCCTGCGAGGGCGGCGTCGCGGTTCATACGACGACCGACAGGAGTCCGAGGTATATGTCTTGTGTAAATTCCCCCACAGGTGAACGTCGGCCGGCGACGTACTTATTGTCCGCCTCCGTGACCCCTCCCCCGTGACTACGTACGTACTCGGGACGAACTCCGTGGACCGAAGCGCGAAACTCTGCGATTACCTCGCGGACAGAGTGGCGGACGGCGACACCGTCCACGCGGTGAACTCCCACGTCGGCGGTGACCGGACCGACGCCGAGGCGATGCGCGACGGCGAGGACGCGTTGAACGTCGTCCGGTCGCGCCTCGGGGCGTTCTGCACCGTCGAGACGCACCAGTTCGTCCGCGGGAACGACCCGGCGACGGACCTCCTTGAGTGCGTCGAGGACGTGGACGCCGACGAACTCGTCATCGGCATCAGAAAGCGCAACCCGACGGCGAAGATAGTGTTCGGAAGCACCGCCCAGGACGTCCTCCTCAACGCGAACGTGCCGATGGCCGTCGTGCCGTTAGAGACGGTTGAGTGAGGGTGTATCCGCGACTCCGCGACGGCGTCGTACGCCGCGGATGGAGCGACAGCGTCCGAGAGGCGGCCGCCCGCCGGAACGTTCGGCCCGCCGCCGAACGTCGCGCGAGACTGAACGTCCCCGAACGTACACTTTTGTAGATTAAGGACTAGTGGCCCCTATGCCTCAGATACGGTTCGAGAACGGCAGGCGAGTGATCGACCGGTGGGACGACGTCTTTCGAGCGGTGTCGGCGGAACCGCGCCGGCAGGTCGTCCTCTCGCTCATGGAGGCCGGTCCCGGAGAGACGGTGTCGTTGCCCGAGAACGCGGTCAACCCGAACGTTCCCGAGGACTCCGAGACGTTGCGGTACGAACTCCACCACTGCCATCTGCCGGTGTTGGCCGACCGGGAGTTCGTCGAGTGGGAGACCGACCCGTTCGTCGCGTCCCGCGGGCCGCGGTTCGACGAAGTCGCCGTCGTGTTCGAGGCACTACAGGCGAACTCCGCGGGTATCCCGGACAGTCTGGTGGTCGGCTGTCAGCGACTCGAACGAGAGCGACACCTCGACTCAGAGAAGTAGCCCGCGACGCCGTCGCGGCCGTCCGCGACCGATTCGGCGGGACGGACGCGTTCAGCGACCGCCGCAGGGATAGCCACCGCCGCCGTGACCGTGGTCGCCACCGTGACCGTGACCGCCGCCGTGGTCGCCGTCGTCTCCGTCGCCGCCGCCGTCCGTCTCGTAGTACTCGCTCTCGGCTTCCGCCTCCTCCTCGCTCGCGGGGCCGAGAATCTTGTCCGCGAGCGTCGGGACGAACGTGCCGATGTCCGTCACCATGCCGATGGCTTGGGAACTTCCCCTATCGAGGAGTTGGGTGACCGTCGCGGGGTTGATGTCCACGCAGACGACGCGGACGTTCGACGGCAGGCAGTTGCCCACGGCGACGGAGTGCAGAAGCGTCGAGAGCATCAACACCATGTCGGCCTCGTGGGCCTGTTCGCGGATGGCGTTCTGCGCCTCCACCGCGTCGGTGATGGTGTCGGGCAGGGGGCCGTCGTCGCGGATAGAGCCCGCGAGGACGTACGGCACGTCGTTCTGGACGCACTCGTACATGACGCCCTCGTCGACGAGTCCCTCCGCTACGGCTTCGGCGATGCCGCCGGCGCGGATGACTTCACTTATGGTGTAGATGTGGTGTTTGTGTCCCTTCCGCGGGTGTTCCATCGTCTCCATGTCCATGCCGAGGGAGGTGCCGTAGAGGCCGTGTTCGATGTCGTGGGTGGCGAAGCCGTTGCCCGCAGAGAGCATGTCCACGTACCCCTCGCGGATGAGGCGCGCCAGATCCATCGCGCCGCCGGAGTGGACGAGGGCGGGGCCGGCGACGACCAACACGTTGCCGCCCTCGGCCTTCGTCTCCTCTACGGCCTCCGCCACCTGTTCGATGAGCGATTCGGAGGGCCGTTCGGAGGAGACGCCGCCCTGCATGAACCCGAACGGGCCGGAGGAGTCGCGGGGGCGTTCCGGCGGTTGCACGCGGATGCCCGCCTCGTCGGTCACCACCAAATCGCCCTCCTCGATGCCGTTCAGCACCTTCGTGTAGGCGCGCGGCCCCTCCCCCTCCTCGGGGTCGGGTTCGACGACGATGGCGCAGTCCATCTCGATGTTCTCGACGTCTATCCACTCGCCGTCGTAGCGGACTTCGGTCGGGTGGTTCGTCGTCGAGTAGAAGCCGTGCGGCACGACCCGGTCTGCGGGTGCGGGTTCGACGTGGGCGTCCACCGGGTCGGTGAGGTTCGCCCCGTTCTGGTGGAGTTCGTGGAGAATCTCCTGCAGTTGGTCCTCGGTGTCGGCGCTTATCGCCATCCGGCAGTACGACGTCTTGTCCTTGTGTTTGCCGACCTCGAACTCCTCGACTTCGAACGACCCGTCGAGGTCCATCACGATACCGAAGGCTCGCTGCATCATCCCGGAATCGATGATGTGACCTTCGAGTTCGACAGTTCGCGTCGCGGTCATCGGTGAACGGTTGGACCCCGCGGTGAAGAAGGTCACGCACCGCCCTCGACCGGCCCTACCGCCGGTCCAACGTCCCGTCTGCGAACGCGATGCCGTGGCCGACGGCCTGTTCGAACGCCGCCCCCTCGTAGAGGTCGAAGTGTCCCGCGGGCAGGCGGACGAACGTGGCGTCCGACACCGACTCCGCCTTCTTCTCTACTGCGTCCGCCGAGACGACGTCGTCGCGTTCGGCGGCGATGAACAGGACCGGACAGGTGATGGCCTCCGCCTCGTCGCCCGCGGAGTACGTCGCCAG is a window of Halopelagius longus DNA encoding:
- a CDS encoding universal stress protein, yielding MTTYVLGTNSVDRSAKLCDYLADRVADGDTVHAVNSHVGGDRTDAEAMRDGEDALNVVRSRLGAFCTVETHQFVRGNDPATDLLECVEDVDADELVIGIRKRNPTAKIVFGSTAQDVLLNANVPMAVVPLETVE
- a CDS encoding ZIP family metal transporter, whose product is MNRISRLGLLATAVLAALSVYAAVTESWKLLGISWVAFLAMALAAPLGARAVGEQANALVWGYGLASGAMVTSAAVFLVPQAIGQHPQWGGFGIAFGLLAGFASHTIGHRLAHMDLPMDRTVAELSAHAFSAGAIIGIIYGNMPELGPLLGVAIVSHKGPAGYAAARRLVAADRPVSVLLVPASGVGVAAILSSTIAIPAAAPIRGLVFGFAAGVFLHVAMDFLPRCEIGSEIHDLLTVKGDAHALLDRLRVHAVASTAVGGAVVLLAWLAVV
- the cruF gene encoding bisanhydrobacterioruberin hydratase; amino-acid sequence: MGESGLTLWGGLPRTRAEWEDRLDRLVRENRFTISVFFPLNGAILLVASAEGLLPDPLAFNAALVLLGTVVMRAPLLVGALPATDRRAATGVGLLTLYAYGIESVGVRTGVPYGEFFYGVELGPTVGGVPLGLPVFFIPLVMNAYLLCLLLLGERAENGAVRLVAVIAAVVAMDLVLDPGAVALGFWVYPGGGAFYGVPLSNYAGWLLSAAVAVVALDWAYDRRALLSRLENCEFMLDDMVSFVILWGAINAWFGNWAAVAVAAAFGVGLLKTERFDARLLRVRR
- a CDS encoding phytoene/squalene synthase family protein produces the protein MVRRDHVRRSKEIQRRTGKTFYLATRVLPRRVRRATYVLYAFFRVADEIVDDAAGATPAEQRAELERLRAAALGRRDTDDPVLSAFADLREEYGVRESDVNAFVDAMLSDVSTGRYETYEQLESYMDGSAAAVGRMMTTIMDPGGAAVERARPHATALGEAFQMSNFLRDVREDVVELDRIYLPRETLDRHGVSEAQLRSFDCDENFRAAMREEMRRTERLYRTGVAGIEYLPEDCQFAVLLSAVLYADHHREIRRRDYDVLSETPSLSTRRKLLLLAKTRAYWAVESDPVAVFRAVSAVTYPEQADPTGREHGPSNPGPAWSLGAPCVLGRRVADWVQYLTRSE
- a CDS encoding prenyltransferase gives rise to the protein MSDPGRLRYLLALSRPRFWLYLAGPVLVGVAFAAESVADLVTPGTAVAFAYFLLPANVYLYGVNDAFDAEIDAANPKKDDREARWRGDPSVAAVVVACGLLGAATFLALPRVAWPYLAGFFFLGTEYSAPPLRFKTTPFLDSLSNGLYILPGAAAFAAVAGTHPPVAALVGAWFWAMGMHTFSAIPDVEPDREAGVRTTATFLGETRTYAYCLACWLAAAAAFALVDVRLGALLSAYPVAVFAVFRSGVDVERAYWWYPALNTVVGATLTLGALWRLVNG
- a CDS encoding DUF7490 domain-containing protein, with protein sequence MNRDAALAGAAVGVVLVALLASVALPGVLADPTEDGPVRPGPVRISEVNIGSDDAQVRGGTVTLSVDTRIEHHGNPTENVTLLVRAVDSESGLVETSRTVDVGTLRDDAETAVTTNVTVERQGGYRIETVLYQDDRRVDESGKTVSGLEALTPAYARSDVRFSETNALPPLSFSVARADAGNNRTTLELAASLTNGGDDRSEDLQVQFVLRQAESNIVAARTTAGVGAIRPGRTATTTARVTVPRDYNYYVDAVLLKDGVVVDSARTAANLDPTKRISVNETETEVELRVEDFEGGGNGGGERPTEAGGEPTDASTPGFGPVVAVVALLASALLARRWTQ
- a CDS encoding HVO_2523 family zinc finger protein, with protein sequence MDQTGRPCPLCGESMHRRHCKYVCPQHGVVYDCSDTFW
- a CDS encoding ornithine cyclodeaminase; amino-acid sequence: MTATRTVELEGHIIDSGMMQRAFGIVMDLDGSFEVEEFEVGKHKDKTSYCRMAISADTEDQLQEILHELHQNGANLTDPVDAHVEPAPADRVVPHGFYSTTNHPTEVRYDGEWIDVENIEMDCAIVVEPDPEEGEGPRAYTKVLNGIEEGDLVVTDEAGIRVQPPERPRDSSGPFGFMQGGVSSERPSESLIEQVAEAVEETKAEGGNVLVVAGPALVHSGGAMDLARLIREGYVDMLSAGNGFATHDIEHGLYGTSLGMDMETMEHPRKGHKHHIYTISEVIRAGGIAEAVAEGLVDEGVMYECVQNDVPYVLAGSIRDDGPLPDTITDAVEAQNAIREQAHEADMVLMLSTLLHSVAVGNCLPSNVRVVCVDINPATVTQLLDRGSSQAIGMVTDIGTFVPTLADKILGPASEEEAEAESEYYETDGGGDGDDGDHGGGHGHGGDHGHGGGGYPCGGR
- a CDS encoding phytoene desaturase family protein, yielding MNSVSDLRSLADSSVVVVGGGFGGLSTACYLADAGADVTLVEKNEQLGGRASRLERDGFRFDMGPSWYLMPDVFEDFFGRFDRTPSDYYELTQLDPHYRIFFKDGDRVDVVPDLEANKETFESYEPGAGEKLAEYLRKSERNYEIGMEHFVYEDRTALSDYLDLNVAKNAWGLSLVGSMQDHVERYFDHPKLQQIMQYTLVFLGGAPNNTPALYNLMSHVDFNMGVYYPEGGIGGVVDGIAELGEELGVTFRTNAPVSEIRGREGAFVVRTEGSEEFYADYVVSDADYRHTEMELLPPEKRQYDEAYWESRTYAPSAFLLYLGVEGDVEPLAHHTLVLPPDWNDHFETIFEEPSWPEDPAYYLCVPSKTDDDVAPEGHSTLFALVPVAAGLEDTPERREQFRELVLSDIEENTGVELRDRIVFEETFSVDDFTERYNSTKGTALGLAHTLRQTSLFRPPHRSKAVEGLYFTGSFTTPGIGVPMCLISGQLTAESMAERVGRE